Below is a genomic region from Deinococcus koreensis.
CTGGCGGCGCGCGGCGCCCTGGCCGCCCTGGTCGCCCTGCACGAGCACGGGCTCCCCCACGGCGGGATCAGTCCGGCCCAGCTCTGGAGCGTGGATGGCCGCGTCGTGCTGGCCGGCGCCGGTCTCCCCTGGCACGACTCGCCCACCCCCCAGGGCGACCTGCAGGCCCTGACGCGCGCCCTGGACGAGATCGGCATCTTCCCCGCCGCCCTGCGCCCCCTGAAGGAGCACCCGGAGGGCATCGATGCCCGCGCGGCCCTGGCCCTGCTGGGTGGGCCGGCCGAGCCCGCGCCCCCGGCGCCGGGGGAAAGTGGACAGGCCGCCGATCCGGGCCCCGACCTCCCGTCCGGCACCCCGGCCGCCCCACAGCACGACGGATCGCCGATCGTGCTGGGCCAGGACGACCCCGAGACCGGAGGGTCGGGCGCCGGGGACAGCGGTGAATCCGCCCGGTCACCGGACGGGGACGCCGGCCACGAGGTCATCGTCATCGCCCCGACGACCGGCGGCCCGGCGCCCCGCAAGGATGCTCCCGCGGCGTCGGGCGGCCGGACACCGCGCACGGTGAACCTGAGTGCGCCGGCCCGGACTCCGGAGCCCCCTCCCCTGAAGGACGCTGCCCTGGAGGACACAGCCCTGGAAGATGCGGCCCCCCCAGCGCCGGAACGGGCGCCGCACACGGCAGCGGCCGGCCACGTTCCAGAGTCGGCGCGGGCTCAGGACGACCCAGCGACGCCCACCTCCACGCCGCCGTCTTCACCCCCTGTGCCGACCGTGGCGCCGCTCGAGTTCCCCGAGACCGGGACGCCCACCCCGCCCGTCCCGGAGCCGGCCCCACCCGCTCCAGACGCTTCAGATCAGGCTCCACCTGCCCCGCTGGAGTCGACCTCGCCCGCCTCTCCCGTGGGCCGGGCTCCGGTCTCCGCTTTCTCCACCGCGCCGGCCGGCACCATCGAGACCCCGCAGGAACGCCGCCGCCGGCAGAACGAGGAACGCCGGGCACAGGCCATGCTGGACAGTCAGGCCGCGGCCCGCAGGCGGGCGGAGCGGCTGCGCGCCGACGCCGCCGCGCGGCAGGCCGAGGCGGGAGCCATTCCGCCGCCCATCCAGATCGGGTTTCCGGCCGCCGGCTCCAGCGCGGGCGCGACGGTGAGTTCCGGCCTGGGCAATTCGAGTCTGGGCAATTCAAATCTGGGCAGCTCCGGTCTGGGCAGCTCAGAGGTAGGCCACCCGGCCCCCGGCGGGATCATCGGAGAGGACGACCTCCCCGATTGGCCGCCGCCCGAGTCCGGCCAGGACGCCGGCGCGGACGGCGGTTCCGCCGGGCGGGGCCTCCTGCAGATGCGCGACGTCCCGCGGCTGCCGGAGTCGCTGCGCCGCCCCGCCGACCCTGAACCGGAGCCCGAGCCCGAACCCGCGCCGCGTTCCTCCGGCCGCCTGCCCGCCCGGCAGGCCCCGGGCGGCCCGATCCGCATCGGCTGGGACGAGGACGATTCGTGGCGGGTGGTGAAGGCCGCGCCGAGCACCCCGGCGCGCGCCGTCAGCCGGCCTCCGCGCTGGCTGCTGCCCCTGCTGGCGGCCCTGATCGTGCTGATCGGCGTGGTCTGGATGATCCGGTCGGTGCGGCCCCGCACGGCGACCGCGCCGCCGGCCGCGGCGGCCTGCTGCGACGTGGCCTTCACCCTGCGCGGCGCGGCCGGCGCCACCGCCCGCCTGACCGTGGAGTCGGCTCCGGCGGGCGCCAACCTGACGCCGGGACAGGAGCTGGGCCAGGCGCCGGGCAAGGTGCGCTTTCCGGTGCAGGGCACCTACCGCCTGCGCGTCGCCGCCGACGGGTACGACCCCGGCAGGCTCAGCCTGACCGTGCCGCGCACGCAGCCGGTCAGTATCGACCTGGGTTCCTAGCGCTCCGGCGGCAGGCGGGCACCCGTCTGCCCCGCCCGTCCGTGCGCCCGCGCCCGGCGTGACACAATCTCTCCTTGATGAGCGTTGTCATTCTCGATTTCGGCAGTCAGTACACCCGCCTGATCACCCGGCGGTTCCGGGAACTGGGCGCCTACAGCGTGATCCTTCCGGGCACCGCCCCCCTGGAACGGATCATGCGGGAAAGGCCGCAGGGCATCGTGCTCTCGGGGGGCCCGAGTTCGGTCTACGACGAGCACGCGCCCAGACCCGCGCCGGGCGTGCTGGAGCTGGACATCCCCATCCTGGGGGTGTGTTACGGGATGCAGTTCCTGGCGCAGCAGGCGGGCGGCGAGGTTCGGCGGGCCGGCAAGCGCGAGTACGGCAAGGCCGACCTGACGCGCTACAGCGGCGACCTCTTCGCCGGGATCCAGGGCGAGTTCGTGGCCTGGATGAGCCACAGCGACTCGGTGGTCACGCTGCCGAAGGGCTACGAGGTGGTGGCCGAGACGGAGGACACGCCGGTCACGGCCATCGAGAACACGCAGACCCGGCGCTACGGCGTGCAGTTCCACCCGGAGGTCGTGCACACGCCCAAGGGTGGGCAACTGCTGGCGAACTTCCTGACGATCTGCGGCGTCGAGCGCGACTGGACGGCCGAGCACATCATCGACGAACTGGTGTCGGACGTGCAGCAGCAGGTCGGGAGCGGCAAGGTGCTGCTGGCGATCTCCGGCGGGGTGGACTCCTCCACGCTGGGCCTGCTGCTGGCCCGCGCGGTGGGCGAGAACCTCACGGCCGTGTTCATCGACCACGGCCTGCTGAGACTGGGCGAGCGCGAACAGGTCGAGGCCGCCCTGAAGCCGCTGGGCGTGAACCTGATCACGGTGGACGCCCGCACCGAATTCATGGACGCGCTCTCGGGTGTGTCCGACCCCGAGGAGAAGCGCAAGATCATCGGCCGCGAGTTCATCCGGGCCTTCGAGCGCGAGGCGCGCACCCTGGGCTCCTTCGACTTCCTGGCGCAGGGCACGCTCTACCCCGACGTGATCGAGAGTTCTGGCGGCCTGCACTCGGAGAAGTCGGGGGCCGCGAACATCAAGAGCCACCACAACGTGGGCGGCCTGCCGGCGGATCTGAACTTCAAGCTGGTCGAGCCCTTCCGCACGCTGTTCAAGGACGAGGTGCGCGCCCTGGCCCGGCTGCTGGGCCTGCCCGAGCACATCCGGATGCGCCACCCCTTCCCCGGCCCCGGCCTGGCGATCCGCTGCCTGGGCGCCATCAGCGAAGAGAAGATGGACATCCTGCGGCGGGTGGACGACATCTTCATCTCCGGCCTGCGCGAATTCGGCCTGTACGACGGCTGCTCGCAGGCGCTGGCGATCCTGACGCCGATCCAGTCGGTGGGCGTGATGGGCGACGAGCGCACCTATTCCTACACCGCCGCCCTGCGCGCCGTGACCACCGACGACTTCATGACCGCCGAGTGGGCCCGGCTGCCCTACGACTTCC
It encodes:
- a CDS encoding PEGA domain-containing protein; the encoded protein is MKPIGPYVAARELPTSTNDSAVRTLRATDRLTGVPVLLHVLPYALNLPELPEHHHLLPFVDSGMDGEQAYMVSELPLQAVPATDATLAARGALAALVALHEHGLPHGGISPAQLWSVDGRVVLAGAGLPWHDSPTPQGDLQALTRALDEIGIFPAALRPLKEHPEGIDARAALALLGGPAEPAPPAPGESGQAADPGPDLPSGTPAAPQHDGSPIVLGQDDPETGGSGAGDSGESARSPDGDAGHEVIVIAPTTGGPAPRKDAPAASGGRTPRTVNLSAPARTPEPPPLKDAALEDTALEDAAPPAPERAPHTAAAGHVPESARAQDDPATPTSTPPSSPPVPTVAPLEFPETGTPTPPVPEPAPPAPDASDQAPPAPLESTSPASPVGRAPVSAFSTAPAGTIETPQERRRRQNEERRAQAMLDSQAAARRRAERLRADAAARQAEAGAIPPPIQIGFPAAGSSAGATVSSGLGNSSLGNSNLGSSGLGSSEVGHPAPGGIIGEDDLPDWPPPESGQDAGADGGSAGRGLLQMRDVPRLPESLRRPADPEPEPEPEPAPRSSGRLPARQAPGGPIRIGWDEDDSWRVVKAAPSTPARAVSRPPRWLLPLLAALIVLIGVVWMIRSVRPRTATAPPAAAACCDVAFTLRGAAGATARLTVESAPAGANLTPGQELGQAPGKVRFPVQGTYRLRVAADGYDPGRLSLTVPRTQPVSIDLGS
- the guaA gene encoding glutamine-hydrolyzing GMP synthase is translated as MSVVILDFGSQYTRLITRRFRELGAYSVILPGTAPLERIMRERPQGIVLSGGPSSVYDEHAPRPAPGVLELDIPILGVCYGMQFLAQQAGGEVRRAGKREYGKADLTRYSGDLFAGIQGEFVAWMSHSDSVVTLPKGYEVVAETEDTPVTAIENTQTRRYGVQFHPEVVHTPKGGQLLANFLTICGVERDWTAEHIIDELVSDVQQQVGSGKVLLAISGGVDSSTLGLLLARAVGENLTAVFIDHGLLRLGEREQVEAALKPLGVNLITVDARTEFMDALSGVSDPEEKRKIIGREFIRAFEREARTLGSFDFLAQGTLYPDVIESSGGLHSEKSGAANIKSHHNVGGLPADLNFKLVEPFRTLFKDEVRALARLLGLPEHIRMRHPFPGPGLAIRCLGAISEEKMDILRRVDDIFISGLREFGLYDGCSQALAILTPIQSVGVMGDERTYSYTAALRAVTTDDFMTAEWARLPYDFLATMSNRIVNQVHEINRVVYDITGKPPATIEWE